A stretch of Thermovenabulum gondwanense DNA encodes these proteins:
- the fusA gene encoding elongation factor G — protein MKTYPTDKIRNISLIAHSGAGKTTLTEAMLFLSGAIDRMGKVEEGNTVSDYDPEEIKRKISISLSIAPVEWKDFKINLLDTPGYFDFVGEVKSALRVSDGAVIVVCAAAGVEVGTEIVFKYADEEKLPRIFFVNKIDRENANFQKVLERMRELFGSKVIPLFIPIGQEANFKGIIDIVKNKAYSFDGKALKEIPVPSEYQDEIENYRLMIMESVAETDDELLEKYLDGQELSQEEISKGLKIGVKQGLIYPVLCGSSTTGKGVTLLMDAICEFVPSPAERPAEVGYNPNTKAEEKRTFKKDEPLSCIVFKTMADPFVGRLNLFKVCSGVLKPDSVVFNSVKGDIEKIGHIYTMRGKKQEPVQAAEAGDIVAVAKLQFTSTNDTLCEKEHPIVLRQIAFPEPVISFAAVPKSKGDEEKISAGLQRLTEEDMTFKVSKNTETNQLLVSGMGEIHLEVLAGKLHHKFGTDMLLSLPKVPYRETIRSTVKVEGKYKKQSGGRGQYGHVWIEFSPIDSEDGFEFEEKIFGGAVPKQYIPAVEKGIRESMKEGVLAGYPVVGFKAVLYDGSFHPVDSSELAFKIATSMAFKKGMTQAKPVLLEPILDVEVVVPEYYMGDIIGDLNKRRGRILGMELSDGMQHIKAQVPMAEMFRYATDLRSMTQGRGSFKAVFSHYEEVPAPIAEKIIAESPKAHKEEEEE, from the coding sequence TTGAAAACTTATCCCACTGACAAGATAAGAAATATTAGCCTCATAGCTCACAGCGGAGCAGGGAAAACCACTTTAACCGAGGCAATGCTTTTTCTTTCCGGGGCGATTGACAGAATGGGTAAGGTCGAAGAAGGCAACACGGTGAGCGATTACGACCCCGAGGAGATAAAAAGGAAAATTTCTATTTCCCTTTCCATTGCACCGGTGGAATGGAAGGATTTTAAAATAAACCTACTGGACACTCCCGGGTACTTTGATTTTGTTGGCGAAGTAAAAAGCGCACTGAGGGTGTCCGACGGTGCTGTTATAGTAGTATGCGCAGCTGCAGGAGTAGAAGTTGGCACGGAAATAGTTTTTAAATACGCGGATGAGGAAAAACTGCCGCGGATTTTCTTCGTAAATAAAATAGACAGGGAAAATGCCAATTTCCAGAAAGTTCTAGAGAGAATGAGAGAATTATTTGGAAGCAAGGTAATTCCCCTTTTTATCCCCATCGGACAGGAAGCAAATTTCAAGGGGATTATCGATATCGTGAAAAATAAAGCTTATTCCTTTGACGGCAAGGCCTTAAAGGAGATTCCCGTTCCTTCCGAATACCAGGATGAGATTGAAAACTACCGTTTAATGATAATGGAATCGGTGGCGGAAACCGATGACGAGCTTCTGGAAAAATATTTGGATGGTCAGGAATTGAGCCAGGAAGAGATATCAAAAGGTTTAAAAATTGGGGTAAAACAGGGATTAATTTATCCCGTGCTTTGCGGCTCTTCAACCACCGGGAAGGGCGTCACCCTTTTAATGGATGCAATTTGCGAGTTCGTTCCGTCTCCAGCGGAGAGACCTGCAGAGGTCGGGTATAATCCCAATACGAAAGCTGAAGAAAAGAGAACCTTTAAAAAGGATGAACCATTGTCCTGCATTGTATTCAAGACGATGGCCGACCCCTTTGTAGGAAGGTTAAATCTTTTTAAGGTTTGCTCCGGGGTTTTAAAACCCGATTCCGTTGTATTCAATTCGGTTAAAGGAGATATAGAAAAAATAGGGCATATCTATACCATGAGGGGTAAAAAGCAGGAGCCGGTTCAAGCTGCCGAAGCCGGAGATATTGTGGCGGTGGCAAAACTTCAGTTCACCTCCACAAATGATACCCTGTGCGAAAAAGAGCATCCGATAGTTTTAAGACAAATCGCTTTCCCCGAGCCGGTAATTTCCTTTGCGGCTGTTCCGAAATCAAAGGGTGATGAAGAAAAGATTTCGGCAGGTCTACAGAGGTTAACGGAAGAAGACATGACCTTTAAGGTAAGCAAGAATACGGAAACCAATCAGCTTCTGGTTTCAGGCATGGGAGAAATTCATTTGGAGGTTCTCGCCGGTAAGCTCCACCATAAATTTGGCACCGATATGCTCCTCAGCTTGCCGAAGGTTCCCTACAGGGAGACCATTCGCAGTACGGTCAAGGTGGAAGGCAAGTACAAGAAGCAATCGGGTGGTCGCGGTCAATATGGCCATGTATGGATTGAATTTTCACCTATTGATTCGGAAGATGGATTTGAATTTGAAGAAAAGATTTTCGGTGGAGCCGTTCCCAAACAGTACATTCCTGCGGTAGAAAAAGGCATACGCGAATCAATGAAGGAAGGAGTTCTTGCAGGATATCCCGTGGTGGGCTTTAAGGCGGTGCTTTACGATGGTTCCTTCCATCCTGTAGATTCTTCGGAATTGGCGTTTAAAATTGCAACTTCAATGGCCTTCAAAAAGGGAATGACCCAGGCAAAACCCGTATTATTAGAGCCAATCCTGGATGTGGAAGTTGTGGTACCTGAATACTACATGGGCGACATTATAGGAGATCTAAATAAGAGAAGAGGAAGAATTCTTGGGATGGAACTTTCCGATGGTATGCAGCACATAAAGGCTCAGGTGCCCATGGCGGAAATGTTCAGGTATGCTACGGATTTAAGGTCCATGACCCAGGGCAGAGGATCTTTTAAAGCGGTATTCAGCCATTACGAAGAAGTTCCCGCACCCATAGCGGAAAAGATAATTGCCGAATCTCCAAAAGCGCACAAAGAGGAAGAAGAAGAGTAA
- the guaB gene encoding IMP dehydrogenase: MDKFEKEGLSFDDVLVIPAKSEVIPKDVDVTTRLTNKIRINIPIVSAAMDTVTEARLAIALAREGGIGIIHKNMPIEKQAQEVDKVKRSEHGVIVDPFYLSPEHTIKDAMDLMAHYRISGVPITEKGKLVGIITNRDIRFEDDLTKKISEVMTKDNLVTAPVGTTLEEAKEILKKHKIEKLPLVDENYNLKGLITIKDIEKAIKYPNAAKDQKGRLLVGAAVGVGKDMMDRVKALFEAKVDVVVVDTAHGHSVNVLNAVFKIKETFPELQVIAGNVATSEATRELIKAGADAVKVGMGPGSICTTRVVAGIGVPQITAIYDCAEEAAKFGVPIIADGGIKYSGDIVKAIAAGADSVMIGGLFAGTEESPGEIEIYKGRSFKVYRGMGSIGAMEEGSKDRYFQEDSKKFVPEGVEGRVPYRGPLSEIVYQLVGGLRAGMGYCGARNIEELKKAKFIRITSAGLKESHPHDVYITKEAPNYTQF, translated from the coding sequence TTGGATAAGTTCGAGAAAGAAGGGCTGAGCTTTGACGATGTGCTTGTGATACCTGCCAAGTCGGAAGTTATACCCAAAGATGTGGATGTAACCACAAGGCTTACAAATAAAATAAGGATTAACATCCCTATTGTAAGTGCTGCCATGGATACCGTTACCGAGGCAAGGCTTGCCATAGCCCTTGCAAGAGAAGGCGGTATAGGGATTATACACAAGAACATGCCCATAGAGAAACAGGCTCAGGAAGTGGATAAGGTAAAACGATCCGAACACGGAGTAATTGTGGATCCCTTTTATCTCTCACCCGAACACACCATTAAAGATGCCATGGACTTAATGGCTCATTACAGGATCTCGGGGGTACCGATCACCGAAAAGGGTAAGCTCGTGGGGATAATTACTAACAGGGACATAAGATTTGAAGATGACCTTACAAAGAAAATAAGCGAAGTAATGACGAAAGACAATTTGGTAACCGCACCTGTTGGCACCACCTTGGAAGAAGCGAAGGAGATACTGAAAAAACATAAAATTGAAAAACTACCGCTGGTGGATGAAAATTACAATCTCAAGGGTTTAATCACTATAAAAGACATTGAAAAAGCAATAAAATATCCCAATGCGGCAAAGGACCAAAAGGGAAGGCTTCTTGTAGGTGCAGCCGTTGGCGTTGGAAAGGACATGATGGACAGGGTTAAAGCATTATTTGAGGCTAAGGTGGACGTGGTAGTGGTGGATACGGCTCACGGACATTCGGTAAATGTATTGAATGCCGTTTTTAAGATAAAGGAAACTTTCCCCGAACTACAAGTAATTGCTGGAAATGTCGCGACTAGCGAGGCTACCCGGGAACTGATAAAGGCAGGTGCCGATGCGGTTAAAGTGGGAATGGGCCCCGGCTCCATTTGCACCACCCGCGTTGTAGCGGGTATCGGGGTGCCGCAAATAACCGCAATTTACGATTGTGCAGAGGAAGCGGCAAAATTTGGGGTGCCAATTATTGCGGATGGAGGTATAAAATATTCCGGGGATATAGTCAAGGCAATTGCAGCGGGGGCCGATTCTGTTATGATCGGTGGTCTTTTTGCTGGGACGGAGGAAAGCCCGGGAGAAATAGAAATTTACAAGGGCAGAAGTTTTAAGGTTTACAGAGGAATGGGATCCATAGGGGCTATGGAAGAAGGAAGCAAGGACAGGTACTTCCAGGAGGACAGCAAAAAGTTCGTGCCCGAGGGGGTAGAAGGAAGGGTACCTTACAGGGGACCGCTATCGGAAATCGTATATCAACTGGTTGGAGGATTAAGAGCAGGGATGGGGTACTGCGGAGCAAGAAATATAGAAGAGCTCAAAAAGGCAAAATTCATTAGAATTACCTCCGCAGGATTAAAAGAAAGCCATCCGCATGATGTGTATATAACAAAAGAGGCACCCAATTATACGCAGTTTTAG
- a CDS encoding vitamin B12-dependent ribonucleotide reductase has translation MNLTENAKKVLEKRYLAKDSQGKIIETPEEMLERVSKAVAKAEEFYGEDPSYWEQKFYDLMADLKFLPNSPTLMNAGRELGQLSACFVLPVEDSMEGIFETIKNAALIHKSGGGTGFSFSRLRPKGSTVKSTGGVASGPVSFMRVFNAATEAVKQGGTRRGANMGILRVDHPDILEFIQCKRDSKEFTNFNISVAITDKFMEALKNDDYYELVEPHTGRVAGKLKAREVFDLIVEMAWLNGEPGIVFIDRINEKNPTPHVGSIESTNPCGEQPLLPLESCNLGSINLSKFVKTENNVYKIDYDQLRDTVHTAVRFLDDVIDVNKYPLPEIEQMTKANRKIGLGVMGFADMLIKLGIPYDSEEAVKLAEEVMGFIQSEARKASEELAKARGAFPNFAGCVYDKMGSPPVRNATVTTIAPTGTISIIAGCSSGIEPVFALAFERNVLDRQRLIEIYPLFEEKMRELGLYSDELMEEVLKKGSLKDIEGIPEDVKKVFVTAHDVSPEWHVRLQAAFQKYTDNAVSKTVNFPQEATKEDVRKVYLLAYELGCKGVTVYRDKSREEQVLNKGTKGDEEGKEAVRAFSEEKHITPRPRPSITYGSTEKVKIGCGNLYITVNSDDKGICEVFTNLGRAGGCPSQSEATSRLISLALRSGIDVNAIIEQLKGIRCLSTIRQMASNKDIKVLSCPDAIARALERNILKAEGLKEEKKNNGNGVEYYKKLYEIEEEGTASKGNKCPECGSVLETEGGCVVCRACGFSKCG, from the coding sequence ATAAATTTAACGGAAAATGCAAAGAAGGTGCTTGAAAAAAGGTATCTTGCTAAGGATTCACAAGGGAAAATAATAGAAACCCCGGAGGAAATGCTGGAGAGGGTTTCAAAAGCAGTGGCAAAGGCCGAAGAATTTTATGGAGAGGATCCATCCTACTGGGAGCAAAAATTTTATGATCTGATGGCCGACTTAAAGTTTTTGCCCAATTCACCTACTCTTATGAATGCTGGAAGAGAGCTGGGGCAGCTGTCAGCCTGTTTTGTACTGCCCGTGGAAGATTCTATGGAAGGGATTTTTGAAACCATTAAGAATGCCGCACTAATACATAAATCCGGCGGAGGAACGGGTTTCAGTTTTTCAAGGCTGAGACCTAAAGGCTCTACGGTAAAGTCTACCGGTGGTGTTGCTTCGGGTCCCGTATCTTTTATGAGGGTGTTTAATGCCGCTACTGAAGCTGTAAAGCAGGGCGGCACCCGAAGAGGGGCCAACATGGGCATTTTGAGGGTAGATCACCCGGATATTTTAGAATTTATTCAATGCAAAAGGGACAGTAAGGAATTTACGAATTTTAATATAAGTGTAGCGATTACGGACAAGTTTATGGAAGCTTTGAAAAATGACGACTATTACGAGCTTGTAGAACCCCATACAGGAAGGGTAGCAGGTAAATTAAAGGCAAGGGAAGTATTTGACCTGATAGTGGAGATGGCCTGGCTAAATGGGGAACCGGGAATAGTTTTTATAGATCGCATTAATGAAAAAAATCCCACTCCCCACGTGGGCAGTATAGAAAGCACTAACCCGTGTGGGGAACAACCTCTCCTACCATTAGAGAGTTGCAACTTGGGTTCTATAAACCTTTCAAAGTTTGTAAAAACTGAAAATAATGTCTATAAAATTGATTACGATCAATTAAGAGACACCGTTCATACGGCGGTGCGCTTTTTGGACGATGTAATTGATGTGAATAAATACCCGCTGCCCGAAATTGAGCAAATGACAAAGGCTAACCGCAAAATAGGGCTTGGGGTAATGGGATTTGCCGATATGCTCATAAAGCTTGGAATTCCCTATGATTCCGAAGAAGCTGTAAAACTTGCAGAGGAAGTGATGGGATTTATACAAAGCGAGGCTCGTAAGGCATCGGAAGAACTGGCAAAAGCTCGAGGAGCTTTTCCAAACTTTGCCGGCTGTGTTTACGATAAGATGGGAAGCCCTCCTGTAAGAAATGCCACGGTTACAACAATTGCTCCGACGGGTACCATAAGCATAATAGCCGGATGCTCCAGCGGCATCGAACCCGTTTTCGCATTGGCTTTTGAGAGAAATGTTCTTGATAGACAGCGGTTGATCGAAATCTACCCGCTTTTTGAAGAAAAGATGAGGGAATTGGGGCTTTACAGCGACGAATTAATGGAAGAAGTATTAAAAAAAGGATCTTTAAAAGATATTGAAGGAATTCCCGAAGACGTTAAAAAAGTGTTCGTAACCGCCCATGATGTATCTCCCGAGTGGCATGTCAGATTACAGGCAGCTTTTCAGAAATATACGGACAATGCGGTATCTAAAACCGTAAATTTCCCTCAGGAGGCCACCAAGGAGGATGTAAGAAAGGTTTATCTTCTTGCCTATGAATTGGGCTGCAAAGGTGTGACGGTTTACAGGGATAAAAGCCGAGAGGAACAGGTCTTAAATAAAGGCACTAAAGGGGATGAGGAAGGTAAAGAGGCTGTAAGAGCATTTTCGGAAGAAAAACACATAACTCCTCGCCCGAGACCTTCCATAACCTACGGGAGCACCGAAAAGGTAAAAATAGGATGCGGGAATCTATATATTACCGTTAATTCCGATGATAAAGGCATATGCGAAGTATTTACAAATCTGGGACGAGCCGGAGGATGTCCGTCTCAGTCAGAAGCCACCAGCAGGCTCATTTCACTGGCACTTCGCTCAGGGATCGATGTTAATGCTATTATAGAGCAATTAAAAGGTATAAGATGCCTTTCTACCATAAGGCAGATGGCAAGCAATAAGGACATAAAGGTTCTGTCATGTCCCGATGCCATAGCTCGAGCCTTAGAAAGGAATATTTTAAAAGCAGAAGGTTTAAAAGAGGAAAAGAAAAATAACGGTAATGGGGTAGAATACTATAAAAAGCTATATGAAATTGAAGAAGAAGGAACCGCTTCTAAGGGAAATAAATGTCCCGAATGCGGAAGTGTGCTGGAAACCGAAGGAGGGTGTGTAGTCTGCAGAGCCTGCGGTTTCTCAAAATGCGGATAA
- the spoVB gene encoding stage V sporulation protein B translates to MEKKTSFLKGAFILTVAGFIVKILGAVYRIPLAMMIKDEGMGLYQMAYPIYVTLLSLSTAGLPTAISKLVSSNIALKKYKNAFRIFRVSLAFLGIIGFLSTAALIIYAPYLSARVLGNPKAYYSLVSIAPAIFFVSIMSSFRGFFQGLQDMTPSAISQVVEQIGRVATVFFLASLLLPKGVEYAAAGAAFGPVVGAVLGLLVLVAVYYRKQNEIKIKMMEDLEKRLDSPIKIFKDLMIFAVPITLGGLIIPVMNLADAAIVPMRLQVAGFSVTRATELYGQLTGMAAPLINLPAIVTISLSASLVPAISEAVATNNYKLASERARLGIRIALIFAIPAAVGLFALATPVSVLLYKNAEAGIPLSILAWGIIFLSLQQTTTGILQGVGRAAVPVYNLLLGAVTKIITNYVLTAIPSINIRGAALGTVLGYAVASLLNLAAASRYSGMRVDFVKMILKPGISALFMGAFVVYSFNFLVLKGPGHNLSTLLSIMIGVLVYLFCLLILGGIEESELTMMPFGKRLSKIIKKISLLRR, encoded by the coding sequence ATGGAAAAAAAGACATCATTTTTAAAAGGAGCCTTTATTCTGACAGTGGCGGGATTTATAGTAAAAATACTGGGTGCGGTTTACCGTATACCCTTGGCAATGATGATAAAGGATGAAGGCATGGGGCTTTATCAGATGGCCTACCCTATTTATGTAACCCTTCTTTCCCTGTCTACAGCGGGTTTACCCACCGCGATTTCCAAACTGGTCTCTTCCAATATAGCGTTAAAAAAGTACAAAAATGCTTTCAGGATTTTCAGGGTATCCCTTGCTTTTCTGGGTATAATAGGGTTTTTGTCTACCGCAGCGTTAATCATCTATGCGCCTTATTTGTCCGCAAGAGTGCTGGGGAATCCAAAAGCCTATTATTCGCTGGTAAGTATTGCCCCCGCCATATTCTTTGTATCAATTATGTCAAGTTTCAGGGGATTCTTCCAGGGGCTTCAGGATATGACCCCTTCGGCTATTTCTCAGGTAGTGGAGCAAATTGGAAGGGTAGCAACGGTATTTTTTCTTGCATCTTTGCTTTTGCCAAAAGGTGTGGAATACGCGGCAGCCGGTGCAGCTTTTGGTCCGGTAGTAGGTGCGGTTCTGGGTTTACTGGTTCTCGTGGCGGTGTATTATAGAAAACAAAATGAAATAAAAATAAAAATGATGGAAGATCTGGAGAAAAGGCTTGACAGCCCTATCAAAATTTTTAAAGACCTTATGATTTTTGCTGTCCCCATTACCCTGGGGGGATTAATAATTCCCGTAATGAATTTAGCCGACGCTGCTATTGTTCCGATGAGACTGCAGGTAGCCGGTTTTTCCGTGACAAGAGCTACCGAACTTTACGGGCAGCTAACGGGAATGGCGGCACCGCTCATTAATCTACCGGCGATCGTTACTATATCCTTATCGGCAAGCCTTGTGCCTGCTATATCCGAAGCAGTCGCTACAAACAATTATAAGTTGGCTTCAGAAAGAGCTCGGTTAGGGATTCGGATAGCATTGATCTTTGCAATTCCTGCTGCCGTTGGACTTTTTGCCCTGGCCACCCCCGTATCGGTGCTTCTTTATAAAAACGCCGAAGCGGGAATTCCCCTTTCTATTCTTGCCTGGGGGATAATATTTCTCTCCCTTCAGCAGACCACTACCGGCATACTGCAGGGTGTAGGCAGGGCCGCAGTCCCGGTATATAATCTTCTTCTCGGTGCTGTAACCAAGATTATCACAAACTATGTTTTAACCGCAATTCCTTCAATAAATATAAGAGGCGCTGCCCTGGGCACCGTTCTCGGGTATGCCGTAGCATCTTTATTAAATTTAGCTGCAGCTTCAAGGTATTCGGGAATGCGCGTAGATTTTGTAAAGATGATTCTAAAACCCGGAATTTCCGCCTTATTTATGGGAGCATTTGTGGTCTACAGCTTTAATTTTCTCGTTTTGAAAGGCCCCGGGCATAATTTGAGCACCCTTTTAAGTATAATGATAGGTGTTCTTGTTTACCTGTTTTGCCTATTAATATTGGGCGGCATAGAAGAATCAGAACTTACTATGATGCCTTTCGGGAAAAGATTAAGTAAGATAATAAAAAAGATAAGCCTTTTGAGGAGATGA
- the mazG gene encoding nucleoside triphosphate pyrophosphohydrolase: MAKEGFEKLVDIMAKLRGEGGCPWDKAQTHESLKPFLIEEAYEVIDAIDAENPEILKEELGDLLLQIVFHSRIAEEEGRFSINDVIEKVCDKMIRRHPHIFGEVKADTAEEVLKNWEDIKKEEKDFSSYAESMDRLPEQLPALMKAFKVQEKAARVGFDWDSVDGALNKVYEELQEIQEVYKSEKREKIKEEIGDLLFAVVNVARFLRVDPELALRDATKKFVKRFKYVEEEAKRQNKDLSKMTLEEMDILWEQGKNKEKKF, translated from the coding sequence TTGGCAAAGGAAGGTTTTGAAAAATTGGTGGATATTATGGCAAAGCTGAGGGGAGAGGGTGGCTGCCCCTGGGATAAAGCTCAAACCCATGAATCTTTGAAACCCTTTTTAATAGAAGAAGCCTATGAAGTAATAGATGCGATTGATGCTGAAAACCCGGAAATTTTAAAAGAAGAGCTGGGGGATTTGCTTTTGCAGATAGTATTTCATAGCAGAATTGCGGAGGAAGAGGGTAGATTTAGCATAAATGATGTGATAGAAAAAGTTTGCGATAAAATGATAAGGCGCCATCCTCATATTTTTGGAGAGGTAAAAGCCGATACTGCCGAAGAAGTGCTGAAAAATTGGGAGGATATAAAAAAGGAAGAGAAGGATTTCTCTTCCTATGCCGAATCCATGGACAGGCTTCCGGAACAACTGCCGGCTCTTATGAAGGCTTTTAAAGTACAGGAAAAAGCTGCCAGGGTAGGTTTTGATTGGGATAGCGTTGATGGTGCCTTGAATAAGGTTTATGAAGAACTGCAGGAAATCCAGGAAGTATATAAAAGTGAAAAAAGAGAGAAAATAAAGGAAGAAATAGGTGATTTGCTCTTTGCGGTGGTAAATGTAGCTCGTTTTCTAAGGGTAGATCCCGAACTGGCATTGAGAGATGCTACGAAAAAATTCGTAAAAAGATTCAAATACGTGGAAGAAGAAGCAAAAAGACAAAACAAAGACCTTTCGAAAATGACCTTAGAAGAAATGGATATCTTATGGGAACAGGGGAAAAATAAAGAAAAAAAGTTTTAA
- a CDS encoding RCKP-type rubredoxin-like domain-containing protein, which translates to MALFKCSMCGFEKETRCKPKECPECKAKDSFTKVEVKAAEDAAEGKKTTKRCCKSKE; encoded by the coding sequence ATGGCACTATTCAAATGCTCCATGTGCGGGTTTGAAAAAGAAACCCGGTGCAAACCGAAGGAATGCCCGGAATGCAAGGCAAAGGATAGCTTTACAAAGGTGGAAGTAAAGGCTGCGGAGGATGCCGCTGAGGGGAAAAAAACTACAAAAAGATGCTGCAAAAGCAAGGAATAA
- a CDS encoding HU family DNA-binding protein has translation MNKADLVSAMAEKSGLTKKDAEKALNAFIDSVMEALSKKDKVQLVGFGTFEVRERSARKGRNPQTGEEIDIPAANIPVFKAGKALRDGINK, from the coding sequence GTGAATAAAGCAGATCTCGTATCGGCAATGGCAGAAAAAAGCGGACTTACTAAGAAGGATGCTGAAAAAGCATTGAATGCCTTCATTGATTCGGTGATGGAAGCTCTTTCTAAAAAGGACAAGGTTCAACTCGTAGGTTTTGGCACTTTTGAAGTGAGGGAAAGAAGTGCGAGAAAAGGTCGCAACCCGCAGACCGGAGAGGAAATTGACATTCCGGCTGCCAATATTCCCGTCTTCAAAGCAGGAAAAGCTTTAAGAGATGGAATCAACAAATAA
- a CDS encoding TMEM165/GDT1 family protein: MDFRLFLMAFGMLFLAELGDKTQLTVFTLVTQYNKPLPIFLGASLALVLVTLIGALFGNVVTKYIPTHYLKLIAGILFVGIGIFVLIESAPEVLKQLGKQ, from the coding sequence ATGGATTTTAGACTTTTTTTAATGGCTTTTGGCATGCTATTTTTAGCAGAGCTGGGCGACAAAACCCAGCTTACGGTATTTACCTTGGTTACCCAGTACAACAAACCCCTGCCTATTTTTCTGGGAGCATCTTTGGCCCTTGTTCTGGTTACCCTTATAGGAGCTTTATTTGGCAATGTGGTGACTAAATACATTCCAACACATTACCTGAAATTAATTGCCGGTATCCTATTTGTGGGAATCGGAATATTTGTACTTATAGAATCCGCTCCTGAAGTTTTAAAACAATTAGGAAAGCAATAA
- a CDS encoding CtsR family transcriptional regulator gives MPNLADVIENFLKNLIEEAGNILEIQRNDLASRFQCAPSQINYVLATRFTLERGYIVESRRGGGGYIRIKKVRISDDEFIKEVIDCIGDSISSTKAFDLINILDREGIINKREAEIMKAALNKRTLGIPLPERDRIRARIFKAMLTALLNEQIEKRG, from the coding sequence ATGCCTAATCTTGCGGATGTAATTGAAAATTTTTTAAAAAACCTGATAGAAGAAGCGGGAAACATTTTGGAAATTCAAAGAAACGACCTGGCCAGCAGATTTCAATGCGCACCCTCGCAGATTAATTACGTGCTTGCTACCCGTTTTACCCTCGAGAGAGGCTATATTGTGGAAAGCCGCAGGGGCGGCGGAGGATATATAAGGATAAAAAAGGTAAGAATAAGTGATGATGAGTTTATAAAAGAAGTGATAGATTGTATAGGGGATAGCATTTCCAGTACTAAAGCCTTTGACTTGATTAATATTTTAGACCGGGAGGGAATAATTAATAAAAGGGAAGCAGAAATAATGAAGGCAGCTTTAAACAAAAGGACCCTTGGAATACCTCTTCCGGAAAGAGATAGGATTCGAGCGAGAATTTTCAAGGCTATGCTGACTGCCCTTTTGAATGAACAAATAGAAAAAAGGGGGTAA
- a CDS encoding patatin-like phospholipase family protein, which yields MIKNKLGIALSGGGIRGAVHLGILKGLFENEIYPDMIAGTSAGSIAGALAAFGINFDDFVNRLMSVKPWRMLDPAFWMAYIGVFIYFLCTKRPTVLSKGAEGLFKGERIEKYFDELFQGKGFKELKTPLFIISTDVETGEEVVFCSKESVKNKDKKGRQYLFDKKISEAIRASISLPAIFVPKRIDGRKLVDGGIINNVPVDILFDMGAQKVIAVDLSVKKGKNRAETLTEIIFSCIDIMSDELIKMKEQNYPAFYISPDISKIGYTDYYRIPELVKIGEKIAKDNISKIKSYLIK from the coding sequence ATGATAAAAAATAAATTGGGTATAGCCCTAAGCGGAGGAGGAATAAGAGGAGCGGTACATTTAGGGATATTAAAAGGATTATTCGAAAACGAAATTTATCCCGATATGATAGCGGGGACGAGTGCTGGAAGCATTGCCGGTGCATTGGCGGCTTTTGGAATAAATTTTGATGATTTTGTGAACAGGCTTATGAGCGTAAAACCCTGGAGAATGCTCGATCCGGCTTTTTGGATGGCCTACATCGGGGTATTCATTTACTTTTTATGCACCAAAAGACCTACGGTTCTTTCTAAAGGGGCTGAAGGACTCTTTAAAGGAGAAAGAATTGAAAAGTATTTTGATGAGCTTTTTCAAGGAAAAGGATTTAAAGAATTAAAAACCCCCCTTTTTATCATAAGCACCGATGTGGAAACCGGGGAAGAGGTGGTATTTTGCTCAAAAGAAAGTGTAAAAAACAAAGATAAAAAGGGGAGGCAATATCTTTTTGATAAAAAAATATCCGAAGCGATAAGGGCGAGCATCTCGCTGCCGGCAATTTTTGTTCCGAAGAGGATTGATGGAAGAAAACTTGTGGATGGAGGAATTATAAACAACGTTCCTGTAGACATTCTTTTTGATATGGGAGCACAAAAGGTTATTGCGGTAGACCTTTCGGTAAAAAAAGGCAAAAACAGGGCGGAAACTTTGACGGAAATTATATTTTCATGCATAGATATTATGTCCGATGAACTAATAAAAATGAAAGAGCAAAATTACCCTGCTTTCTATATTTCTCCGGATATTTCCAAAATAGGGTATACCGATTATTACCGTATTCCCGAGTTAGTAAAAATAGGAGAGAAAATTGCAAAAGATAATATAAGTAAAATAAAAAGTTATTTGATTAAATGA